A genomic stretch from Gopherus evgoodei ecotype Sinaloan lineage chromosome 18, rGopEvg1_v1.p, whole genome shotgun sequence includes:
- the TAS1R1 gene encoding LOW QUALITY PROTEIN: taste receptor type 1 member 1 (The sequence of the model RefSeq protein was modified relative to this genomic sequence to represent the inferred CDS: inserted 1 base in 1 codon; substituted 5 bases at 5 genomic stop codons): MLPSPFSRKLCTNSMMLFLPFILYLYLLAPCYWAFICQNTGPPSEFRMDWDYTIAGFFRLRSYSTTEKPRPEVDICDRAASVDSHGYHLLQAMRFAIEKINNSSSLLLNVTLGYEIYNTCSVSANMYATLSILAQSRQHHVEVLSNFTHYQPKAVALIGPDSSQFILITAAILSILLMPEISYEASNEVLSLKHAYPSFLHTIPSDRLQVEAVVLLLKEFRWNWIAMVDSDDAFGRNGIKTLQAVVAKNDICAAYQGIIPTKGGASSPELKEMVRVLTRTGVKVTVVFSNVDSAKDFSDMVVQENVTEKVXLGTEAWSLASAVXSIPGIHRIGTVIGLSVKQAKLPGLEEFESTHVNSEKSNIATCAPDLGVDGRGGGSSSNESTSQGCNQICTRCHSLTSAPXDIWTSFNVYSAVFAVAHGMHHLLGCCSGACSKDKVHPWQLLEKIKQVNFTLQKSQVHFDGSGDPLTGYDLVIWKWTGQTWSFDVIGSFRQNPNRLNIGQAGLLWHTKDNQVPVSTCSKVCVKGEKRLQVGLHECCFDCVACPTRTFLNSSDLYNCQPCGTDQWAPVRSEICFNQTTEFLSWADPVSXALLTGITLLLAGTAALFAQNLTTPVVKSAGGRMCFLMLGALIXACCSLYCYFGEPTWHMCLLRLPVFSISFTICLSCIATHAFQILCIFKLASKWPAFYRAXMRHNGPNLFIGACTAAQVVMCLVLLSTNPSVPRKDYTTFMMLIIFQCSEDDAIGGLLYNTLLGICCFVISYMGKDLSENYNETKCITCSLLINFVCFIGFLTTYVFYQGKYLVAIIVLSNLTTLSGIFGGYFLLKGYIILFRAEVNTTEHFQMSIQSYTTKRSLD; the protein is encoded by the exons ATGCTTCCCAGCCCATTCTCCAGAAAGCTCTGTACCAACAGCATGATGCTTTTTCTTCCattcattttatatttgtatcTCTTGGCTCCATGTTATTGGGCTTTCATATGCCAGAACACGGGGCCGCCTTCTGAATTCAGGATGGACTGGGATTACACGATTGCAGGATTTTTCCGACTGCGTAGCTACTCAACAACAGAGAAGCCTAGACCGGAAGTTGACATATGTGACAG AGCAGCCTCTGTAGACAGCCATGGCTACCACCTGTTGCAAGCCATGAGATTCGCCATCGAGAAGATAAACAACTCCAGCAGCCTCCTCCTCAATGTCACTTTGGGCTACGAGATCTACAACACATGCTCAGTATCTGCCAACATGTACGCAACATTGAGTATCCTTGCCCAGAGCAGACAGCACCATGTGGAAGTGCTCAGCAACTTCACACACTACCAGCCCAAGGCTGTGGCTTTGATAGGGCCAGATAGCAGCCAGTTTATCCTCATCACCGCAGCTATCCTGAGCATCCTCCTTATGCCAGAG ATTAGTTATGAAGCCTCCAACGAGGTGCTGAGCCTGAAGCATGCCTACCCCTCATTCCTGCACACCATTCCCAGCgacaggctgcaggttgaggcTGTAGTGCTGCTGCTGAAGGAGTTCCGGTGGAACTGGATTGCGATGGTGGACAGTGATGATGCCTTTGGCAGGAATGGGATAAAGACCCTGCAAGCAGTGGTGGCTAAGAATGACATCTGTGCCGCCTACCAAGGAATCATCCCCACGAAGGGGggtgccagcagcccagagctgaaGGAGATGGTTAGAGTCCTTACGAGGACCGGGGTCAAAGTCACTGTCGTCTTCTCCAATGTGGACAGCGCTAAAGACTTCTCTGACATGGTGGTTCAGGAGAATGTGACGGAGAAGGTGTAGCTGGGCACTGAGGCATGGTCTCTAGCCTCGGCAGTCTGAAGCATCCCCGGCATCCACAGAATCGGCACAGTGATTGGGTTGTCAGTCAAGCAGGCAAAGCTTCCAGGATTGGAGGAATTTGAATCTACCCATGTGAATTCAGAGAAAAGTAACATAGCCACGTGTGCCCCTGATTTGGGTGTTGACGGGAGGGGTGGCGGGAGCAGCAGCAATGAGAGCACCAGCCAAGGCTGCAATCAGATCTGCACAAGGTGCCACTCACTCACTTCAGCAC CAGACATTTGGACCTCCTTTAATGTGTATTCGGCGGTGTTTGCTGTGGCCCACGGTATGCATCACTTGCTGGGTTGCTGCTCGGGAGCGTGCAGCAAGGACAAAGTCCATCCCTGGCAG CTCCTGGAAAAAATCAAgcaggtgaatttcactctgcagAAGAGCCAGGTGCATTTTGATGGCAGTGGGGATCCCCTGACAGGCTACGACCTTGTCATATGGAAGTGGACTGGCCAGACCTGGTCTTTTGATGTAATTGGGTCTTTCCGCCAAAACCCAAACAGACTGAACATTGGCCAGGCTGGACTCCTGTGGCATACAAAGGATAATCAG GTGCCTGTGTCCACTTGCTCAAAGGTGTGCGtaaaaggagagaagaggttgCAGGTGGGGCTACACGAATGCTGCTTTGACTGCGTGGCCTGCCCCACAAGAACCTTCCTGAACAGCAGTG ACCTCTACAATTGCCAGCCCTGTGGGACAGATCAGTGGGCCCCAGTGAGGAGTGAAATCTGCTTCAATCAGACCACTGAATTCTTGTCCTGGGCTGACCCCGTCTCCTGAGCCCTGCTGACTGGCAtcacactgctgctggcagggacagCAGCCCTCTTTGCCCAGAACCTCACCACGCCAGTGGTCAAGTCGGCAGGCGGGAGAATGTGCTTCCTCATGCTGGGCGCTCTGATCTGAGCCTGCTGCAGCCTCTACTGCTACTTTGGGGAGCCCACCTGGCACATGTGCCTGCTGAGGCTGCCCGTCTTCTCCATCAGCTTCACCATTTGCCTCTCGTGCATTGCAACCCACGCCTTCCAGATCCTCTGCATCTTCAAATTGGCCTCTAAGTGGCCTGCCTTCTATAGAGCCTGAATGAGGCACAATGGACCAAACCTGTTCATTGGAGCCTGCACTGCCGCCCAGGTGGTGATGTGCCTGGTCTTACTCAGCACCAATCCCTCAGTGCCCAGGAAGGACTACACGACTTTTATGATGCTGATCATCTTCCAGTGCTCGGAAGATGACGCTATAGGGGGACTGCTCTACAACACACTGCTCGGTATCTGCTGCTTTGTCATCAGCTACATGGGGAAGGACCTGTCTGAGAACTACAATGAGACCAAGTGCATCACCTGCAGCCTGCTTATCAACTTTGTTTGCTTCATCGGCTTTCTCACCACCTATGTCTTTTACCAGGGCAAGTACCTGGTGGCCATCATTGTGCTGTCCAACCTGACCACCCTCTCTGGGATCTTTGGAGGCTACTTCCTCCTCAAAGGCTACATCATCCTCTTCCGAGCAGAGGTCAACACCACTGAGCACTTCCAGATGTCAATCCAGAGTTACACCACGAAGAGGAGCTTGGACTGA